The window AATTCATCCATTGCGGCTGTTGTGGAAACAACGTCAGGATGTTTTTGTCGCCGGCAATATGTTTGTGTATTTTAGTGAGGCACAGGTACGCAATCAAGACTTTCGAGGGCCAGATGTTTTTGTAGTGCTAGATGTGCCCAAGCGAGAGCGCAAAAGTTGGGTCGTTTGGCAGGAGGGAAAAGGGCCAGACTTAGTAATTGAGTTGTTATCAGATAGTACAGCAGAAAAAGATAAAGGCGATAAAAAATTAATTTATCAAAATCAGTTACGAGTGCCTGAATATTATTGGTTCGATCCCTATAGTGGCGAGTTGGCAGGTTTTGTTTTAGTGAGAGGGATTTATGAGCCGGTTGAAATTGATGAACAAAATCGTTTGATTAGCCGGCATTTACAGTTAGCATTGGTGCGCTGGGAAGGAACTTATGCAGACGTAAATGCCGAGTGGTTGCGCTGGGAAACGTTGGATGGGGTTTTGCTGCCAACACCCCAGGAAGAGGCTGAGGCAGCTCAACAGCGTACGGCGGAACTAGAAGCGCAATTAGCTCGTTATCGGGAACGCTTTGGTGAATTGCCGGAGTGAATTGTAAATAAGGCCGACAAATACCGGCTTTTAGTTTACTAAATCTGTTTTTGTGTTTAAGGAACAATAGACGCTATGGGTGAATGTACCCTCATTGCAGTTAAGATTAAAGCCTTGCCAGCCATTTTCCTAAAGCTAGCTCAAGCAAATCTTCTAAAGATTTATAGGGTGATTGAGTCACTTGCAATGTCCAATCTTCAAAAAAATCAAGTAAAGCAATTTCTTCATCGGTTATTGGCTTTGACTCAGAAATTTCTCGCGCAATTCTATTAGTTTCTTTACAGTATTGTCTGGTAGTAGGCCCATCAGTTGCTAAGCGGATCATCTTTCCATTTAATCTAAAAAAACTTTTAGCGGAACTTTGTGTTTGATGAGCTTTTCTGATTTTTTCTGTTAAATTGGCTATTACTTTTTTGCGTGAGGTTATCTTGGGGCCGATTCCCGTTACTACATACCCTTCGATTAAGGCAATTCCTTCCCAATTTGTCCAGATTCTTGCTCTACCTATTTTTTCACTTGTCAGACCTTTCAAAGGAAGCCACAAAAACATCAAAAAATTGCCTTTGCTATCAGCGCAGAACTCAGCACAGAATTTACTTGTTTTGCTATTTCCGTTTCCATACTTAATACTGCCAGCACCAGCCATTTCCTGCATACGCCTATCAAAAGTAAGAATTTTACGCCTAATTCTCAATATCTCTTCCTGTTGTTCAGGGGGGCATTTCATCAAGAGTTTCTGAAGTGCTTTAGGAGGAATAGGTATATCTTCTTCATTTGGCTCTCTTTCCTGTTGAGGAATTTGTACTTGATAATTTTGGCCATTCTCCAGATTGATTAACTGCCAATTCAAACCTTCTTCTGTTTGACTTATGTGAAATTTTAAAAACTCAAATAAAAGGGAATGATACTTTCTATCTGTAAAGTTATCTCTGTGAAAACTCGGTTGAATTGCCACTAAATGAACAGGGTGTGTGTAGTCCACCTCTTGAGCAAAGGGTTTTTCTTCTAGCAATCCATCATAATAACGAGTTAGTTGCTGGACAATGTATCGATCTTCAGCATTTTTCAGCTCCAGCACCACTAACTGTTTATTCTTACCTAGGGCTAAAATGTCACAGAATTGACCGTTAATAGAGTATTGCCGCTTCAAGGGAGTTAAGCCTAATAGAGGCTCTAAATTGGCCCAAACGAAATCTTCTAGAGCCGCCTCACTGCCAAATTTCCACCCGAATCCAGTTTTCTTTAAGCTGACGTAACTAGACATTTTGCACTGACTTGAAAAAATCCCTATATTTAAACTATTCGATTCAGCCCAGTGTTGCCAATCTCAAGCCGGCATCTCTTTTTATTTAGCAACAGGCGTTACTGAAATTATTTGAGTCTCTTCATCAATAATTATTTTCGCCGGCACAAATTGCTCAATCACCCAAGCATTTGTTGTTAAGTGAGTGCTAATTTCCGCCACTCGATACTGACTCGCCTCCGTTGCCAAAGCTGCCGGTAACAGCAACTGATCTGCCAAATGCACATCCACCGGCGCACCATTGTGATGAAAATCCAGTAATTCCTCAGCCGCTATTTCCGCTACCTTTTCAGCCGGCAACCCCACACGCCCGACTGCACCAAACCCAGCTAAACTCTTTTCATACTCAGCCGTTAAAAAAATCCCCGCACCCGGTGCCACACCTCGTTCTCGCAACGCCTGCACGTTGGCGATGAGGTTTTGAGAGCGCAACAAATTCTCAGCACGGTTTGCCATCCGCTGCGGAATGTGAGACGCAAGTTCCGTAACCACCGCCAGTCCCCGAACCCGCCGCAAATTGCCTCGCTCGATTAAATTTAAACCACTCAAGCTGTTACCGCCACTTAACCGTAATTCCGCCTCTCCCCCGCCCTTGGGATACCAACCCCAAGCATTTAACCCCACCCTAGCCTCGACGCCCATCCCCGCAAGCACCGGCAGATAAACTTGTTCAATGTAAGTAAATGGGGGGCTAAAAGGAACGTGAGTGCCTCCCCGCAGCGTCACCACCGAGTCACCCGTCGTTAGCGCCAGAGGCAACAAAATCGTCTGCAAAATTAAAGTCAGCGCACCGGCTGTCATGACATCAAAGGTATACTGTCCTGCTCGCACAGAGCCGGTGGGTGTGAACTCCAACATCATCGAACCCAACTTATCGCCTCGCAATTGGGCATTACAAATCGCGGCGGCTGCCCGCACGCAAGTTAAATGCTGGGCTGCCATTCCAGGCTTAGGGCGTCCCGCACGAATCCCTTCAATGCGGATAGGCGTGCCGGTGATCGCAGACAAACTCAGGGAAGTACGAAGAACCTGCCCGCCACCTTCACCATAAGAGCCATCAATGTGAATCATAAAAATTTTTTTGTTTGGTTAATTACAACTATTTTGCCTTGACCGCAATTTGTCTTTTATCGCTCATCTCAAAATCAGATAATATAATCTCATTCCATTTTGTGTTAAAATCGCGAGCAAATTTCTCAGAAACTCACCTTCAAAAGTTTTAACTTTCTTCCTCTACAAAGTTCTTTAAGTAGGAAGCGAGGAATCAGCAACTGAGCATTTAATAGCAAAGCCGGTTTTGATACCGGACTAAAAATCCTGGCAGGATCAAGTTGTGTATCAAACTTAGATTTGCCACAACGCTGCAATTGCTGCAAACGAAAACAGTTCTCGATCCATCACCTCATCTCCCACTCTCCCCCTCATCCGCCGCTGAATCTAGCTGCCACAACAACCCGAAGCAGGACAAAGACATTTCACCCGTATGATGGAAAAAGAAACAGGCAAGATTTGAACGGCTTAACATGGCAACGGTTTGGGAATTAGATTTCTACTCTCGGCCTATTTTGGACGAGCAACAAAAAAAGCTTTGGGAACTTGTCGTGTGCGAAAGTCCTTTGGACACGCGCCGCGCCCCAGAGTCGCTGTTTCGCTACGCGCAGTTTTGTCCCAGTAGCCAGGTCAATTCTGCTTGGTTGCGGGCAGCACTTGAAGAAGCGATCTCTAAAGCACCGGCACCGCCGGCAAAAATTCGCTTCTTTCGCCGGCAGATGAATAACATGATCCTCAAAGCGTGCAAAGAGTTGGGGCTTGATGCCAAACCCAGCCGGCACACAATTGCACTGCATCGGTGGCTGCAGCAGCGGATGCAAGAGGTTTATCCCAAGGAAGCCGGTTTTCAGCTGATGGCACCGGCAGCGTCTGTCCGCATGGAATCACCGGCACCGCGAGCTTTGCCAGACGCCTTAGTTGGCCAGAAGTGGGCCTTTGTCACCTTAGAAGCCAGCGCCTTTGAGGAGATGCACGAGTGGGAAATTGACTTCGGCGAAGCTTTCCCAATTTTAGGCGAACACAGCTTAGTGCCCCAATTGACGCCAGAAACTCCCATTCCTGGCCTCATCATTTTCTCACCCAGAGCCTTAGCCTTAGCCGGCTGGATTTCCGGGCTAGAGTTGGCTTTCCTCAAAGTTGACCTCAACTCACCCGCCCGAATCGTGTTGGAAACAGGTGCCAGTGACCGATGGATTCTGGCCAACCTCACCAACCCGCAACTCCAAGCAGAGGCGAAAGGATTTGACGACGCCAAGCAAAAAGCACAAATGGTGCATTTTTTAGCAGTCCAGTCCAGCCCGCAATCAGAATCTTTTGCCGGATTTTGGCTGTTAGAGGAACTCAATCTATCGTAAAGTGATTTCAGTGCAATTAGCTGTTAGCTGTTAGATCGGGTTTGTAAAGTACCTGGCGATTAAAAATCGCGACCATATAAGCAAAGTCACTTTAAGCGGACTGTGGATATAAAACCAGTGTCCCTTAGAATGTTTTGTTCGTGTGGCCGCCAAATTCATTTGCTTTTATCGACAGGAAACATACTTTACCCACATCCGATTGACAGTTGCCTAATGGTTAATTGCTAACAGCTAATCGCTAAAAATTGATATGGGTTCTGAGAATTTGCAACTAGAAGCGTCGGCAGAACAGCTGCTGGAATTAGCGGCAAAATCAGGGGCGGAAGCTGCTGAGGTATTTCAATCGCGAT of the Microcoleus sp. FACHB-68 genome contains:
- a CDS encoding endonuclease NucS domain-containing protein, whose translation is MSSYVSLKKTGFGWKFGSEAALEDFVWANLEPLLGLTPLKRQYSINGQFCDILALGKNKQLVVLELKNAEDRYIVQQLTRYYDGLLEEKPFAQEVDYTHPVHLVAIQPSFHRDNFTDRKYHSLLFEFLKFHISQTEEGLNWQLINLENGQNYQVQIPQQEREPNEEDIPIPPKALQKLLMKCPPEQQEEILRIRRKILTFDRRMQEMAGAGSIKYGNGNSKTSKFCAEFCADSKGNFLMFLWLPLKGLTSEKIGRARIWTNWEGIALIEGYVVTGIGPKITSRKKVIANLTEKIRKAHQTQSSAKSFFRLNGKMIRLATDGPTTRQYCKETNRIAREISESKPITDEEIALLDFFEDWTLQVTQSPYKSLEDLLELALGKWLARL
- the rtcA gene encoding RNA 3'-terminal phosphate cyclase, with product MIHIDGSYGEGGGQVLRTSLSLSAITGTPIRIEGIRAGRPKPGMAAQHLTCVRAAAAICNAQLRGDKLGSMMLEFTPTGSVRAGQYTFDVMTAGALTLILQTILLPLALTTGDSVVTLRGGTHVPFSPPFTYIEQVYLPVLAGMGVEARVGLNAWGWYPKGGGEAELRLSGGNSLSGLNLIERGNLRRVRGLAVVTELASHIPQRMANRAENLLRSQNLIANVQALRERGVAPGAGIFLTAEYEKSLAGFGAVGRVGLPAEKVAEIAAEELLDFHHNGAPVDVHLADQLLLPAALATEASQYRVAEISTHLTTNAWVIEQFVPAKIIIDEETQIISVTPVAK
- a CDS encoding Uma2 family endonuclease, producing the protein MTLAELAEYGVTIPPTEDELPYDDGVPMESLRHVLQMEMLIHPLRLLWKQRQDVFVAGNMFVYFSEAQVRNQDFRGPDVFVVLDVPKRERKSWVVWQEGKGPDLVIELLSDSTAEKDKGDKKLIYQNQLRVPEYYWFDPYSGELAGFVLVRGIYEPVEIDEQNRLISRHLQLALVRWEGTYADVNAEWLRWETLDGVLLPTPQEEAEAAQQRTAELEAQLARYRERFGELPE
- a CDS encoding Tab2/Atab2 family RNA-binding protein — its product is MATVWELDFYSRPILDEQQKKLWELVVCESPLDTRRAPESLFRYAQFCPSSQVNSAWLRAALEEAISKAPAPPAKIRFFRRQMNNMILKACKELGLDAKPSRHTIALHRWLQQRMQEVYPKEAGFQLMAPAASVRMESPAPRALPDALVGQKWAFVTLEASAFEEMHEWEIDFGEAFPILGEHSLVPQLTPETPIPGLIIFSPRALALAGWISGLELAFLKVDLNSPARIVLETGASDRWILANLTNPQLQAEAKGFDDAKQKAQMVHFLAVQSSPQSESFAGFWLLEELNLS